Genomic segment of Leptospira kanakyensis:
GCTACATCGAGCATCCTTCCATTCACACGAACATATGTTTTTCCTTCATTATCAAAAAGAATGGCACCCGCAAGCCCTGTCACATCTTCACCTGTAACTAAATCTGGGCCTGAAACAATTTTTCCTACTACCGAATAACTTTGTTTAGATTCCATTCTGGCAATTCCAGAAGAAATGTTTTTCATCTGTTCTAGAGATGAAAACTGTGCCATTTGTGCGATGAAGTCTTTGTCTTGCACTGGGTTTGTTGGATCTTGATGAGAAAGTTGAGTGAGAAGGAGTTTTAAAAAATCATCCTTTCCCAACTCCTTTTGTTTCTCACGAATTTCGATTCCTTTCAGACCACTTGTTTCTTCTTTTTCTAACTGATCCAAATGTTTACGAATATTGAAGGTTCTATCCCCTTCAAAGTATTTGGTTCTAGCTGAATTTTGTGTTGATATGTCTTGCATTCCGTCTGGCATGGGATCCTCTATTTTTCTATATTTGTTAGTGATTTATGCGAAAAATTCCAATGCTTTGGTTTCTTCGAAAGCTGGTGCACCAAGAAGATCCGCCCCTTCTTCTACAAGCGAACTTTCAGAATTACGAAACCTTGCCGCTTCTACCATAGTTTGGTAGAGTTCATTTTGTTCTTTGCGATCAGTCAGTCCACTTCCATCGTCCCATAAATCAATGATGAGCGCCTGTAAGTCGAGGCCAGATTCTTTTAGGTTTTCTTTTATGGTTTGGATTTCGTTTTGAAGGGATTTTTGTAGTTCTTCTGATTCAACAAGAATGCGACCTTCTACTTTCTCACCATCTACAGTGACTTTTAAAGTAAGCCTTCCGTATTCTTTTGGATTCATTACGATTTCGGCACTGGACTTTCCATTTTGTACAATATCAAACCTTGCTTGTTTGATCAGTTCATCGATATTTTGTTTAAGTACTGCTTCTTTTGGTTTCGAAGTTTTTTCTGCAGAACGAATTTCTTCTGTTTTTTGCATTGATCTGGATTCAAAAGAAGAAAATTGCAAACTTTGTTTTTGTCCTTTCTCTTCAAAAGAGCGACCACCGTCCTCTCCCGATTTTGCTGAAGAGGAATTTTGAATGGTAGGTATGACCGATGCCTCAGTCTGTTTTTGTTTTTCAGAAGGAGTTTGTGATTTCAAATCTTGTTTTTGGAATTCTTTATCTTTGATTCCTAGTGAACGAATCATTTTATCCGAGTTTATTGTTTGATTTGATTTTTCTTGTTCGGAAGAAACCTCACTAGTTTCCGATCCGTTTTTTGTTTGTTTTCCTGATTTTAATTTTCCATCTGTTTTACGAACAGAATGTTCGGTGGAAAGTTCTCTTCCTTCCACTTTCACTTCTTTGCCTTTGGCAAAAACGAGATCGGAAACAACAGAACCAGAGTGAATGGATTCTTTTTTTAGGCCAAAGGATTCAGTTTTTTCATTTCCTTTTTTATTTTCTAAGGCTTTTTTTTCTGCCTTAGGAAAAAGAACTAAATTAGAGTCTTTTTCTAATTTGTTTTGTGATGAGAAGGAAGTAGATTCATTTGGTTTGGATCCTTTCTCTGTTTGGAAAAGGCTCATCGCGAGCTTTTTGGCTTCATCAATGAAGGCACTTCCCTCTTTGGGAGAATAAGCTGTAGATTTTTCCGCAGATTTTTGTAAAGAAAGTAGAACTGTTTTTTCCTTAACGGCCATCTCATTCAATTGGTTTGCAGAAACCATGGAACGATCCCAATCAGCATGGGAGGTTACAAGCCCAAGACTATATTCCAATGCATCTCGATCTAAATCTTCTTCTTCAGTGGATTCTTCTGATTCTTCTTCAGATTTTGATTCTTTGGAAATGGAATTGTCTTTTTGAGATTCAGAAATAGAACTTAACTCTTGTTTTGTGACATCGTCCTGTTTAGAAATTTCAGAAGGAACCGTTGTTTCTTCCTTCTCTCGTCCAATGGTTTTATATTCGGAACCTGTTAGTTTTTTCTCAGAGTGCACTTGGAATTCTCTTTCCAAAATTTCCCCAAAACTTTCCCGAACCGCCATCA
This window contains:
- a CDS encoding flagellar hook-length control protein FliK, with translation MNVKAPNQNVIPFPQVEGKASKQNGAENHSMMAVRESFGEILEREFQVHSEKKLTGSEYKTIGREKEETTVPSEISKQDDVTKQELSSISESQKDNSISKESKSEEESEESTEEEDLDRDALEYSLGLVTSHADWDRSMVSANQLNEMAVKEKTVLLSLQKSAEKSTAYSPKEGSAFIDEAKKLAMSLFQTEKGSKPNESTSFSSQNKLEKDSNLVLFPKAEKKALENKKGNEKTESFGLKKESIHSGSVVSDLVFAKGKEVKVEGRELSTEHSVRKTDGKLKSGKQTKNGSETSEVSSEQEKSNQTINSDKMIRSLGIKDKEFQKQDLKSQTPSEKQKQTEASVIPTIQNSSSAKSGEDGGRSFEEKGQKQSLQFSSFESRSMQKTEEIRSAEKTSKPKEAVLKQNIDELIKQARFDIVQNGKSSAEIVMNPKEYGRLTLKVTVDGEKVEGRILVESEELQKSLQNEIQTIKENLKESGLDLQALIIDLWDDGSGLTDRKEQNELYQTMVEAARFRNSESSLVEEGADLLGAPAFEETKALEFFA